One Ahaetulla prasina isolate Xishuangbanna chromosome 1, ASM2864084v1, whole genome shotgun sequence DNA window includes the following coding sequences:
- the MANEA gene encoding glycoprotein endo-alpha-1,2-mannosidase translates to MARFRRRTCIVLLLFILFICSIMMALKTLRPERVGFGDPFGLGLLPDFQQQTTHLKKKFSLHKGAKEESFPRTKSVHPLPVNLKTPTTSVRKMEELPPPNYNFHVFYYSWYGTPEFDGKYIHWNHPLLTHWDPKIASGYPKGRHNPPEDIGSSFYPELGPYSSRDPSVIEAHMKQMRSASIGVLALSWYPPVMADENGDPTDGLVPIILDIAHKYKLKVTFHIEPYKDRDDRSMYSNVKYIIDKYGGHPAFYRHKVSTGRTLPMFYVYDSYITIPEMWANLLTVSGSQSIRNTPYDSLFIALLVEEKHKHEIHRSGFDGIYTYFATNGFSYGSSHHNWPSLKAFCDIKNLMFIPSVGPGYIDTSIRPWNNHNTRNRVNGKYYETAFSAALLVRPEIISITSFNEWHEGTQIEKAIPKKTDLTTYLDYQPHKPNIYLELTHKWSEKYSKEKEQWLT, encoded by the exons ATGGCAAGATTTCGCAGGAGAACATGCATCGTTTTgctgctttttattttgtttatttgctcTATCATGATGGCACTGAAAACTCTGAGACCAGAAAGAGTTGGGTTTGGAGATCCGTTTGGTCTTGGCCTGTTACCAGATTTTCAGCAACAGACAAcacatttgaaaaagaaattcaGTCTGCATAAAGGAGCAAAAGAAGAGAGTTTCCCACGGACCAAAAGTGTTCATCCTCTACCGGTGAATCTCaaaacacctacaacttctgtaAGAAAAATGGAAGAGCTACCTCCTCCAAATTATAACTTCCATGTATTTTACTACAGCTGGTATGGGACTCCAGAGTTTGATGGAAAATATATTCACTGGAACCACCCGTTATTGACACACTGGGATCCAAAAATTGCAAGTGGTTATCCAAAAGGCAGACACAATCCTCCAGAAGATATTGGATCAAGCTTCTACCCAGAACTTGGACCTTATAGCTCTAGAGACCCATCTGTCATAGAAGCTCACATGAAGCAAATGAGATCAGCATCCATTG GGGTTTTGGCTCTTTCCTGGTACCCACCTGTTATGGCTGATGAAAATGGAGATCCCACTGATGGACTTGTGCCTATAATTTTGGATATTGCACACAAATATAAATTAAAG GTCACTTTCCATATTGAGCCATATAAAGACAGAGATGACCGTAGCATGTACAGCAATGTCAAGTATATTATAGACAA ATATGGAGGCCATCCAGCTTTTTACAGACATAAAGTCAGTACAGGTAGAACCCTTCCCATGTTCTATGTTTATGATTCTTACATCACAATTCCAGAAATGTGGGCAAACCTGCTCACAGTATCGGGATCTCAGAGTATACGTAATACACCCTATGACAGCTTATTCATTGCCCTTCTTGTAGAAGAAAAACATAAACACGAAATTCATCGCAGTGGCTTTGACGGGATTTACACCTATTTTGCTACAAACGGCTTCTCTTATGGTTCAAGCCATCATAATTGGCCCAGTTTGAAAGCTTTCTGTGACATAAAAAACTTAATGTTTATTCCAAGTGTGGGCCCAGGCTACATAGATACCAGCATCCGACCATGGAACAATCACAACACACGCAATCGTGTCAATGGGAAATATTACGAGACGGCATTCAGTGCTGCGCTTCTAGTGAGACCTGAAATCATTTCCATCACCTCTTTTAATGAATGGCACGAAGGGACTCAGATTGAAAAGGCCATTCCTAAAAAGACAGATTTGACAACTTATCTGGATTATCAGCCGCATAAACCAAATATTTATCTGGAGCTTACTCACAAGTGGTCTgaaaaatatagcaaagaaaaGGAACAGTGGCTTACATGA